One part of the Phragmites australis chromosome 3, lpPhrAust1.1, whole genome shotgun sequence genome encodes these proteins:
- the LOC133913602 gene encoding protein TEEBE-like has translation MELPWVVLLLLVLSVSSYSSSSSAVATLAVSAPAPAPAPRHAQDAEGLLINGNFETTPRKLNKTLIVGRHSLPGWTLRGHVEYVSGGPQPGGMFFAVPHGVHALRLGSRASASQNVSVRPGALYALTFAATRTCAQDEALRVAVVPSLSAPADVAVRTLYSGETADTWAWGFRASSPVAQVTFANPGVQEDAACGPLLDAVAIKELPTPYPTKENLIKNDGFEIGPQVFKNSSVGVLLPPKQKDTTSPLPGWIIESLKAVRFIDAAHFSVPAGQYAVELVAGRESAIAQVIRTVPNRPYNLSFVVGDAKNGCHGSMLVEAFAGNVTQKVPFESTGKGGFKPASFRFVASSLRTRLTFYSSYYHTKVSDGISLCGPVLDQVKVMPVKA, from the exons ATGGAGCTTCCATGGgtagtgctgctgctgctggtcctCTCCGTCTCCTCCtactcgtcgtcgtcgtcggcagTTGCTACACTCGCCGTCAGTGCTCCAGCTCCAGCCCCTGCACCTCGCCATGCTCAAGATGCTGAAG GCCTGCTCATCAATGGCAATTTCGAGACGACGCCGAGGAAGCTGAACAAGACCCTCATCGTGGGCCGCCACTCGCTGCCGGGGTGGACGCTGCGCGGTCACGTCGAGTACGTCTCCGGCGGTCCGCAGCCGGGCGGCATGTTCTTCGCGGTGCCGCACGGTGTGCACGCGCTCCGCCTCGGCAGCCGCGCGTCCGCGTCGCAGAACGTGTCCGTGCGCCCCGGCGCGCTCTACGCGCTCACGTTCGCGGCCACGCGCACGTGCGCGCAGGACGAGGCCCTGCGCGTCGCGGTGGTGCCGTCGCTCTCCGCTCCTGCCGACGTCGCCGTGCGCACGCTCTACAGCGGCGAAACCGCCGACACCTGGGCCTGGGGCTTCCGCGCCTCCTCCCCCGTCGCGCAGGTGACGTTCGCCAACCCCGGCGTGCAGGAGGACGCCGCGTGCGGCCCGCTGCTCGACGCCGTCGCCATCAAGGAGCTCCCCACCCCGTACCCGACCAAAG AAAATCTCATCAAGAACGACGGCTTCGAGATCGGGCCGCAGGTGTTCAAGAACTCGTCGGTCGGCGTCCTCCTGCCTCCCAAGCAGAAGGACACCACGTCGCCTCTCCCCGGATGGATCATCGAGTCGCTCAAGGCCGTGCGGTTCATCGACGCAGCCCACTTCTCAGTTCCCGCAGGGCAGTACGCCGTGGAGCTGGTGGCGGGCCGCGAGAGCGCCATCGCGCAGGTGATCCGCACCGTGCCCAACCGCCCCTACAACCTGTCCTTCGTCGTCGGCGACGCCAAGAACGGCTGCCACGGGTCGATGCTAGTGGAGGCGTTCGCCGGCAACGTGACGCAGAAGGTGCCGTTCGAGTCTACGGGGAAGGGCGGGTTCAAGCCGGCGAGCTTCAGATTCGTGGCGAGCAGCCTCAGGACCCGGCTCACCTTCTACAGCTCGTACTACCACACCAAGGTGAGCGACGGCATCTCGCTCTGCGGCCCCGTGCTGGATCAAGTCAAGGTCATGCCTGTCAAGGCGTGA